Part of the Zea mays cultivar B73 chromosome 4, Zm-B73-REFERENCE-NAM-5.0, whole genome shotgun sequence genome is shown below.
AATAAAAGTGAACGAGGAAACAGGTTCTCTAATGATCAGATAATAGTAACGTGATGGAAAGGGCTAGAGGTCAAAACACAGCAGAACAAACTCACCAGCAGATGATGATGCCATGGCAGGCTGGCTGCTGATCACCAAATCCTCAAATTAGGGATGTGGGAGATGAGGTGCCAGTCCTCCCCTTTTCCTGTCTCACAACGCCTCTCCAGATCAGGGCACCTACGGATCCGCAATTCCATCAGAGTGGTGAGGCCTTTTATGTCTTGAGGCAAGAATTTGATCCCCGGGCAGTCACTGACAATCAGCTTTTCAAGGGAAGCGAGGCCGCTCATCATCCCCTGCGGTAAGGATGTGAGGCCTGGGCAGTCGCTGATCAGGAGTTCTTGAAGGGAGGTGAGGCCGGACATTTGCGGAAGGCAAGCCAGCCTCGGGCAATCCCTGATCCTGAGCTTGCGTAGAGAGCAGAGCTCCCCTATGCGTTCAGGCAGCCGGTGAAGCTCGTAGCATGCTTCTATGGAGAGCATCTGGAGGGATGTGAGCTGCCCCAGTGACTGGGGAAGGCTGCTTAAGACATCGCAGGTCCAGATGCACAGCTGCTGCAGGGACGCAAGCTCCCCTATCCACTCGGGCAGCACGAGAAGATCTGAGCACGCGAACACGATTAGTGACTGGAGGCACGTGAGGCTCCGCAACCCCTCTGGCAGCTCTCTTAGCACCAGAGAGGAGTTGATCTCCAATGACTCGAGCGCCGTCATGTGTTGCAGAAGCTCCCACCGGCGTCCAGATCCTAGTCCTGTCATCCCCCATAGCCCAAGCTTCTTCAGGTGGCTGAAATTGGAGTAGGAAGAGGAAGACCCCAGGCATTGGTCTGCAGGCAGTTGCAGCAGTTGCTCGCTGCTCTCGGACAAGTGCAGGCTCTCCAACGACGAAGGCATGTGCGGCCTGAGCCTCAACCTGGGACAGTCTTGTATAAACAGATATGACAAGCGACCACCAACACGGACCTGTCGTCCAGAGCCAGGCGTGCCAGTGTCATGGACGTTGTGGCCTGCTCCTTCACCACTAGGTAGGATTGTTGTCTCGGCTACCAGCCACACCTCTCCTAGACTAGGCAGCGTGTCCAGTTCTAACCTCGACAAGGAAGGAAATGGGCCTCCACTCATGCTCTCGAGACAAGGCATCGCTCGCAGCTCAAGGTCTTCCAAACAAGGCAGCTCCACAAGCCCATCTAGATGCTTCAAGTTAGGGAAATCAGATAGCTTCACCACCCTCAGAAATGGGAAGTGAACAAGCTCTTGTGGTCCTCTTCTGCCACTCACTTGATTCTGCATCCAGCATGCGTGTTGGCTTCCAGAATACCCATTAATTTTCAACTCTTTAATCTGTGACGGTGGCTCTAGACCATCAAGTACAGCCTGCTCCAACTCAGTGTCCACCTCACCTGCCTCAAGTGGCATCCACTCAGAGTCCAAGTCCACCTCACCTGCTTCAAGTGCCATCCTTTCCAGGTCCAGGTCCACCTCACCTGCATCGTGTGCCATCCGTTCCAAGTCCATGTTCGCCTCACCTGCCTCATGTGCCATCCATTCCAGGTCCACCTCACATGCCTTATGTGCCATCCATTCTAGGTCCAAGCTCTGTAAGCTTGTTTTTTGTTGCAAGCATGCCATCTGTGCATCGTCTGGGTCCATACCATGTGGAATACCTCTAATACTCAGTTCCTCACTAATCCGAGGTACATTTGCAAGCTCTGAGATTCCTGCAAACTTTTCACTGTCACCTACAACAAACAAGCCCAGCTTTTGGAGCCGACTGAGCCGCCCAACACCTACAGGCATGCCTCCCAATGATTTACAACCTTTGAGGTTCAAGACTTGAAGCCTATCTAGATTCCCAATGCCTTCGGGCAACTCTACCAGCTCTTGACACGTGCAGAGATCCAAACACTCAAGATTTCTCAATGTTATGATGTTTGATGGAAGCCTCTCGATCTTTGTGTAACTTAATCTCAAAACTCTTAgcctttcaattctgccaatagtGTCTGGCAACACTGTAAGACTGTTACAACCGCAAAGATCAATGGTTGACATCATTTGACAGTCGCCGATGGAGTCTGGTAAACGCTTGAACTTCTCAGACTTGGATAGGTTCAATGTTCTTAACCTAGTTAGCTTACCAAAGCTTTCAGGCAAATCAAGGAGATCACTGGATGCCAGGTGAAGAGCTTGTAGGGTCCAGAAATTTGAAATGGCTTCCGGGAGTACTTCACATCTTAGCCTCGAAATCTCAAGATATTTCAAATGTTTCGCCTGGAATATGGCATTGGGAATTGTTGCCACAAACATGGATTCCATGGTGATACTACGCAGATGTCTCGCATTCTGCATTGTGCTTCCAAATATTGTGTCATCACTGTTGCTAACATAGATAGCACGTGCCTTTCCAAAAGGACGTTTGGATGGAACAATTCTTGACTGCTTAGTTAGAGAAAAGTATCTGTAGCTCTCTGTCAAACTGGTTCCCTCCTTCGGCACAACAAGTGAAATTTCATGATGAACGTGGATCAGCTGGGAGAAGAGCAGTCGCGCAGTGGAGGAGTCGCGCAGCTGAGGGGATAGGCATGGAGCCCGTAAGAAGAGGAAGGGATTAGACATGCAGCGCGTAATAAGTGATTAGGCAGGGAGCCGCGTACTGCCTCCTATTTAAATAGAACTGTGTTCCCTGTTTCATTACAATCGTTCCCTAACTGCGTTCCTAAATCGTTGGGAACACGTTCCACGCATCGAATGAACGTGGATCAGCTGTATACCCCTCAACGTTCCATGTTGCTTTAACAGACGTACCGTGTTCCTCGTTCCCGTTCCTCGTTCCCAACGTTCCGGGAACCTTGTCACTAAGATTTCATCTTTAAGTATGGAGTGGGCTAGATCATGAACCAAATCGTGCATCTTGCATGTCACTCTCCCATAATAATTTTCTTCCACATCCTACAAAAAAGACATTTGCACAAGAGAACTAAAACACTCATATCCAGTGTACTCCAAGTAATCAACAGCATCCGCACTAGCGAACATGTCGTGAGCAATCCATTGGTCAATCAAACGTTCCTTGTCAATCTTGTGACCTTTAGGAAACAGTGAACAAATCGTGAAGCACTGCTTCAGATGAGAGGGCAAGTTCAGATAGCTCAACCTCAAACATGCAGATACTCTACGCTCTTTGCCCTCAGCATCGAATAGATTACTGTCTCTAATGGCCTGCCACTCTTGTATCCGTTTCTTGTCATGGAGGACACCTGCAATTACTTTAATTGCTAGTGGCACCCCACCACATTTGTTTACAATGGCATTCCCAACATCTAGGAATTCTCTGTCCAAACCTTCCACCGTCGTACCAAAGCTTTGAATAAATAGTTGCCAGCTGTCAGACAAAGACAAGAGTGGCAGGTTGATCAGATATGAAGATTCCACCGCTTCAGCAACATCGCTATTGCGAGTAGTTAGTAAAATCCTGCTTCCAGATGCACCGCTCCTCACAAGTACCATAAATTGTTCCAACTCCATTCGGTCCTTAGTCCAGACATCATCCAGTACAAGCAAGAACACCTTTTCAGTCAACTCGTCTGATATTCTTCTGACCATGTGCTGCAAGTTATGGCTTTCAGACTTGCCATGGGCAATAGCTTCAAACAGCTTCCCAACAATACTTTCAAAACCAAACTCTTGTGACACATGAACCCATAGTCTAACTTTAAAATGCTTTGCTATAGTGGTACCATCGTTAAAAACAAGTTTAGCCAAGGTAGTTTTGCCAGATCCACCAAGTCCAACGATGGAAACTATCATGGTTTTTTGTTGGTCATTGGTTTCAGTTAATTTAGATATTAGCTGGTGCTTCTCCATTTCTCTTCCGAGTATTAATGTTGCATCCATGGTAGGCACTGATGGCAGCCCCACAGCTGTCTTTTTCATATGGGAAATAGAATGACCACTACCAGTTAAACTAGTAGCTATTATATTGATGTCGGCTCTTTGCTTCACGATTGCAGCAAATCTCTTCTTGATTGCCTTGATCTTCTTAGCTGCCTTACACTGAAATATGAACGATTCTGGTTTTCTACGCATATATCTGGATACAAAATCACCATCACCAGAAGCATCATTTCTCTCGGCCTTCAGCTGGTACTCATCGACAACATCGTCAACAGCATAAGCAACATCTTTCAACTGTTTGAAGTTTGAACCAACTAAGTGATGCATCATCACCAAAAGCTTGATATCCCGCGCTTTCTAGCCAAGAGTTTATATCCTCAACTAGGACCTGGAGCTTCTGGAGATCTTTTTCCACACCCACGATTGAGCTATACTTTCTTATAACCAGTGGTGCCAACTTGTTGCCCACAATCTTTAATATTCCAGATGCTACAGCAGATATGGCGGCAGCTTCGACACCAGTCATCTTTCTGTAAAGTGTCCCTTGTGCCAGAAGTTCCTGCAAAATAAACTCACAGTGATGAAGTTGCTAATCTCAAAACCAAAATACTCCCTCCATTCAGTTATGATAGTCTTATTTCACCTTGGCACAATGACCAAGGAGAAGAACTCTCGCTTATCATCTAATTAATTACATCATCAAACACtcctgtttttttttttttttgcaaaaactCGGTATTGATATTTTCATATACATGCACAAGTCTTTTTTCTAGATGAGCTACTCTGCACGGGGACCTAAACAGCCATTTATATCAGATTTGGGACCACAACTCAAATAGGACTATCAAAAATGGAAAACTCAATTTTGAGAATAGGACTATCATTCTATCAAAAGTGAATGGAGGGAGTAATAGAGAGCCCCATGCCCACCCAAAAAAACTGTACTAAAACATGGCTTCTACATATTGCAACTACTTCATTCATGCAGTGCTTTTTCTTGTCCTTTTCGTGCCTTATGCTGTGACTAGTGCTTCGGAACAGTTGTTGGTTGATTTGATATCTGACCTGGGTAACTAATAGGTGTCCAAAGTAGGCTGAGCCTTTGTCTTGAAATTGCTGAACTGATTtcagtccccccccccccccccccaaaaaaaatcGTATTTTCCGTAATTAGGAATGAAGTCGCATATGAGACAACAGTTAGGGCGAGGACATTGGACAACATGTTATATGAGAAATATTACATTAAAAAATGAACTAGTTCTTGATGCATATATAAACATACCACCGCTTCGAGCACCGAAGAGGCTGTAGAGAGATCCTGTACCACAAGTCCCTGAGAATATACAGAAGAAAGGCTGATTATTTGCTAAGAATTTTGCAACAGATTAAAGCACAGAGGCCGGGGGGAGTTAGTGGAGCAATAACCTGCCTTCTTCGTTAGAAAATATGAATAGAACACCTACCTGGAGCTCAGATCTGTTTGCTCATCTTGAAAGACTCTAGAGCTAGTGTATGCAAGACAGAGCTTATTACAGGATATATGTGCTGCAGAGTTGAGGCGCTCAAAGATACAAGCGAGGCCAGGAAACTTGTGAGCTGGAGAACTGGAGAGAGGGGATAAACATGGAGATGTCAGATGAGATGATATGAGCAGGCTGCAGGCAGGCAGAGGGTGTTTGTGCCCACCGCCCCACCCTTGAGAATCTTTTCTTTGCTCGAGCATGCTGACTGCTGAGCTGGAAACGTGTCTCTCGCGGACAGcaacttctctctctctctctctctctctctctctctctctctctctctctctctctctctctctctcttgacaAACTGTGGGCTTTGACAAACGAATGGGAAGGCGACTCACGCGCTTTTGAGCCGTTGACGTACGCGCGCACGTTGCTCTTCCGATGACGACTTTCGTCGAACGGGTGGCGCGCACTCCTCCAACCGAAATCGATCTGTTTGGATTGatgacgagcaccaccaccgctgcCGGAGCTCACTCCTCTCACGAAGTTCGGGAGTTTACAGGAATTGGTGAATGCAAGGATGAGGCTACCACCTTACCCAAGTCATCCCCCTTCCTAAATGTAACTGGGCTTTCCCTCGCGCCGAGTCTTGCTCTTCCGGCATCGTGACAATCCGCCATCGCCATTGCACGCTCGCGGTCGCGGGGCTTAGCCGCTCGCTGCTGCCAACAGTTAGCCATGACTTCTAGATCCAAAGAAATGTTTTGCCTGTTGCAAACGAAGACAAACACTGAGCTGATACTAGAATTTTTCTCTTTCCCAAACTGCACTAGGCCTGTGAATACAGTATAGCAGCCATCAGGACCGGCTCTTAGCATAGGGCCACCAGACGGCCGCCCCAGGCCCACAGTTAATTGCCACAGATAATTGTATAGCTAATTAAATAATCTAATCTCTAAGTTGAGAGTTTTAAAGTTAAGTTTACCTGAACCATCCATGTCTTTTACAGAAATATTTAAGTATGTCAATAAGATGGATTCATATCCTAATGTTTCTATAGCTTATCAAATTTTATTTACTATAACTATCATGGTGGCATCAAATAAAAGCAGTTTTTCGATGTTGAAATAATTAAAAAAACTATTTGAGGTCTACAATATCTTAAGAACGATTGAATCATTCAGCCACCTTATGTATAGAAAAAAAATATTAGATAAGATTGATATCAACATAATCATTAATGACTTTGCCTTAAAAATGTTAGAAGAAACTTTTAAGATATTGTAAATTTTTTTTGATATAATATTTTGATATCACATTAATTGGTATCGATATAATATAAGATTATATATATGTGTATAAAAATATTATACTTGTATAGGAGGCCCAATTTTTATGTTCGCCCTAGAACACCGAAATCTCATATCCGGCCCTGACAACCATTTCAGTCGCGACTATAACAGCAAAAACACACTTTGAGAGACTAACCAATAGGCGAACATGCATAATTACTCGACAAAGATAACAAGCTAAACATAGTCTACAGACTAATTACTGTTGCTATGAATTGATCTTTCACAGCAAACAGCAGCGATGATTGGATTATATGGATCTCACTTTCGCAGAGATGATTTCGGATGTTTTTCTCGGCAAAACACCAAAGGAAAACAGAGAAAGAAATAGTGACGAGTAAACTAGAAAAGTAATGAAGATTTATTTTTATCTTTTCCTGTATCCGCTATTGTGGCACTCGAAGTGCTTATATAACCCTTCTAATACACGATCAATCTAAACAATAGGAGCTATTGTAGCCTGAATAATAGGAGCTACTGTAGCCTGAATAATAGGAGCTACTTTATCCTAAACAATAGGAACTAACTTAAACTGAATAACAGGAGATATCTTAACATATTTCTATTCTCATGTTTTTGTGTCACGACCCAGCATGCATCTTGTTTTGTGAGCCGTTGATCCCCTCGTGCTCCTCCTATGCATACATGTTCTGCTAATGATTTCTTCATTTTTTCTTCTGTAGATGACTTCATGTATCCTTCGCCAGTCCTGCATCAACAGATCACCAAAATTCACCTTCAACACATGCCCCCCTGTTTTTTAGCAAACGCAGTATGCCGAAAAACACTTTCAAATCATCGATCCTACACTGAATCGGCTTATATAATATTCATACATACTTTCTTTTTCCTTCTCTTTTTTATTACATTTTTTTTAACGGCCCTTGTGACACTCGTCCATCAACCATACTACCAAACAGACAACTAAGCTGGTCTGCTTACGAACGTGGTCCGATTCGCAAAAAACAGCCCACACAGCCCGGTGAGCAAACCTCTGCTTGCATCTGCCTCAACCTGTGTCTGAGCTCGATGCTTCGACCAATCCTCCCCCGCACTTACTGCTAGGGTTAGGGAAACAGCCGTGCCATTGCCACGACGCCTTCGCGAGCAGCACAACTCCACCATGGCCACCTCCGGCACACCGCGCAAACAATTTAGAGGCGCGGCAGTCTCTTTTGGTGGCAGCTAAAGGTAACCCTGACCATGTCTTCTCCAATGTGATGGCGGCAACGCCACGCTCCATCGTCCGGCGACAGCTGACGAGATGTGTAAGTGGTCCCAGGCGGCGCTTCCATCCTCGATCCGAGCAGCCTTCCATGGGGCATCTACTCCGATCCTTCGGCCAGCATGACCTCACCAACCCGGACTCCCCGATGGCCAGATTTGCATCCCCTGAAGTTAGCCATCTACTACCAATCAGCTGGTCCCCATCCGCAGAGCACTCGCCCAGGTACATTCCTAATCCATCTGATGTCCCAGATACTACTGTATGCTTGTATAATTTTCTTCCCTTAGCCGGTACAATCGTTCTTATGTTGTACCTCGGCCTTAGTTTGAGGATTTTTTTTTTAACTTCATCATCAGCCTCATATCTTAGCACACCCCCTGCCATATACTAGGGTAGTATTTCTTCAGATATTTACCATTGAGGGCCTTGGGTAATCTCCTTCCTTGCAAGTCCTCAACGAAATATGCATTCCCATGCACAATACCTACAAccttgaatggtccttcccaattCGGCGACCATTTGCCGAATTTATTATTTTTGACTCCCACGGGTAAAATTGTTTTCCATACCAACTCTCCAATCTGAAATGATTTCTCCTTCACCTTTTTATTATAAGCTCTCGCCACTCTCAGCTTTTCTTTCTCTATTTCCCTTAGGGCTGTTAATCGACTGTCATTATTCCCATCAATTCTGTCTAGCATTAGCTCACCATATACCTTAGCCGATAATGAATTCTGACAAGCTACTCTGCAAGCCTGTAAATTCACCTCAATAGGAAGCACCGCCTCTTGTCCATAAACCAATTCAAATGGTGTCACTTTAGTTGCTCCATGCCGAGATACTCGATGAGCCCATAACGCCTCTGACAACACTTCATGCCACCTCTTTGGTTGTTCTGCAATCTTCTTCTTTATCAACCTGATCAACACCTTGTTGCTAGATTCGGCCTGCCCATTAGCTTGCGCATAATACGGCGACGAATTCAATAACTTGATCCGCAAAGATTTGGCAAAATCTTTAAATTGGTGAGACATAAAAGCAGCTCCCTGATCTGTTGTTAATGTTTGTGGAATGCCAAATCTGTATACAATATGCTCTAATACAAAACTAATTAATTCCTTATGCGTCATATTTTTTAAAGGCACAGCTTCAGTCCATTTAGTAAAATAATCAGTAGCCACTAACACGAATCGATGCCTTCTATATGAGCATGGATGAATCTCACCAATAAAATCTAAACCCCACCCTCTAAATGGCCATGGTTTTATAATAGGATGCAATGTGCTTGCTGGCGCTGACTGAATATCCCCAAACCTTTGACACGCCTCACACCCTTTGAAATATCTAAAACAATCCTCCATCAtggtcggccaataaaaccctgccCGTTTTAGCATCCACCTCATTTTATGGGCTGACTGATGTGTGCCACACATACCCTCATGTACCTCACCCATAGCTACTTTTGATTCCTCCTCATCTAAGCATTTTAGCAGCAGACCATCTATCGTCCGTCGATACAACTCACCCTCCATTAAAGTATACTTCAAAACTTGCCTCCGAACATTTCTATCTTTGGTATTGCTGGGATTTTGCAAACATTCGACTAATGGTTTCCTCCAATCAGCATTATCCATCCCATCTTGCTGCTCGGCCTCGAATTTTTTATGGCCTGAGTTACTCCTTTCTATACTATTGCTGCCTGCAAACATTGGCTCCTTCTCGATAAAGAACTGACCTCTCTCTATGTTATATCCCGATGCTTGTTGTGCCAAAAAATTAGCTCTACCATTCTTATCTCTAGATATATGTACAATAGTGAAAGTATCCATTTTTTTAACAATATCTAGACACCTGTCTAAATAATTACGCAGCATACCATCTAAACACTGAAATTCCCCTCTCACCTGCTGTACCACAAGCAACGAATCCCCGAACACGTCTATATCTTTTATTCCCATATCATCTAAATGCATTAACCCAAACAACAACGCCTCATACTCAATCTGATTGTTAGTGCAACAATATTCAATCCTAATTGATGTTTCATGCAATAAACCATTTGGTGACACTAAAACATAGCCGATTCCCTGCCCTTCCTTGCACACAGAACCATCGAAAAATAATTGCCAAGGACGAATATTAAGACATGAGATTTCCTGCTCTACATCAACCCTATGTTCAGTTATAAAATCAGCTATAACTTGCCCTTTCAT
Proteins encoded:
- the LOC118476991 gene encoding putative disease resistance protein RGA3, whose translation is MSNPFLFLRAPCLSPQLRDSSTARLLFSQLIHVHHEISLVVPKEGTSLTESYRYFSLTKQSRIVPSKRPFGKARAIYVSNSDDTIFGSTMQNARHLRSITMESMFVATIPNAIFQAKHLKYLEISRLRCEVLPEAISNFWTLQALHLASSDLLDLPESFGKLTRLRTLNLSKSEKFKRLPDSIGDCQMMSTIDLCGCNSLTVLPDTIGRIERLRVLRLSYTKIERLPSNIITLRNLECLDLCTCQELVELPEGIGNLDRLQVLNLKGCKSLGGMPVGVGRLSRLQKLGLFVVGDSEKFAGISELANVPRISEELSIRGIPHGMDPDDAQMACLQQKTSLQSLDLEWMAHKACEVDLEWMAHEAGEANMDLERMAHDAGEVDLDLERMALEAGEVDLDSEWMPLEAGEVDTELEQAVLDGLEPPSQIKELKINGYSGSQHACWMQNQVSGRRGPQELVHFPFLRVVKLSDFPNLKHLDGLVELPCLEDLELRAMPCLESMSGGPFPSLSRLELDTLPSLGEVWLVAETTILPSGEGAGHNVHDTGTPGSGRQVRVGGRLSYLFIQDCPRLRLRPHMPSSLESLHLSESSEQLLQLPADQCLGSSSSYSNFSHLKKLGLWGMTGLGSGRRWELLQHMTALESLEINSSLVLRELPEGLRSLTCLQSLIVFACSDLLVLPEWIGELASLQQLCIWTCDVLSSLPQSLGQLTSLQMLSIEACYELHRLPERIGELCSLRKLRIRDCPRLACLPQMSGLTSLQELLISDCPGLTSLPQGMMSGLASLEKLIVSDCPGIKFLPQDIKGLTTLMELRIRRCPDLERRCETGKGEDWHLISHIPNLRIW